TGGCGCGCAACTTTTTTGGGGCGGTGCCGCTGGATGGAGGGCCATGGCATGTGATCCCCGAAGGTCAACGCGGTGCCGGCCTGGTGATCAAGGATGGGATCGCCGACGCCTTCCTCCAACAGATCTTGCTGCGTCCGCAAGATTACGACGTTGTCGCCACGTTGAATTTGAATGGGGACTATATCAGCGATGCCCTGGCGGCCCAAGTCGGCGGAATCGGCATTGCACCCGGTGCCAACATCAATTACATCAGCGGGCATGCGATTTTCGAGGCCACCCACGGGACGGCACCCAAATATGCCAACTTGGACAAGGTCAACCCGAGTTCGGTGATCCTGAGCGGCGAAATGATGTTCCGCTACATGGGTTGGACAGAAGCTGCCGACCTGATTGTGAGCGGGGTGGAAGGGGCCATCAGTGCCAAAACGGTGACCTATGATTTTGCCCGGATGATGCCGGATGCAATCGAGGTGAGCTGCTCTGGGTTTGGCAAAGAAGTTGTCAAGCACATGTGAGCCGGCAACCTGGCATGGATCCCCGGCCCATCCGTGTTTTGGATCGGCCGGGATCGAAATCTGGGTCTGACCTGTCGATGTCCCATTTCGGAAACCCGGTTGTTTTGCGGGCAACTATCTGATAGAGTTGTTGCATGCTGTCGGCCATCAGCGCATTAGTGCTTTCCACGCCCCTGATCGTCCGAACCGAAAACACCGTCCCCATCGCGGTTGTCTCGTTGGAGACGATCCAGGAAAACCGTTCGGTGGAAGGGGTCGCCCGCCTGCTGGATGTGACTTACAAAGCCGAGTTCATCCCTCAAGCGGTGCCGGATGCCGGCACTGTCAACTTGCGGGGATTCCGGAACCTGAACTTCCGTTACAACGATTCGCCAGGGAAGTTCGAAATGAGACCCGTGTTGGACTCGTCACTGCTTGAGCAAATCGAGGTCTTGCGGGGCACCCAGGCGCTTTCAACCTACGGGGGATCGGCGAGCGGGGCGGTTTTGAACTTGGCGATTCGGGACACGTATTCGGCGGTTCCGCGGGGGACGAACATGTTCAAACCGATTTCGGTCGACCCTTTGCAGTTTGCCCAGCAAGGGGGCTGGAACAGGCAGGAATATAGCTTCAACAAGGAAAAACTTAGCCTGGACTATAAGATCTCCGCGAGCTATTCCTATGGGGGGAAGTCGTACCAGGATTATGTCGATAAGGGGTCAATCGGACTTGGTCAGATTTGGATGCCAGTGGGAGAGCCGACAATGTCGAGCTTTGTCCCCGACGGGAAACCAAACAAGGACCTGCAACACGGCCTGGGGGGGATTTGGGTTCAGCCGCAGAACACCGAACTCGGATTCCAAGCATTTTTTCCGCCTTTGACCTTAGGCCAAATCACCAGCGGCAAGACACCGCAGGGTTATGTCACGGATGTCGAGAAGGCCAATGGTGAGATGGTTGTCAAGTCGATGCAGAAGTTGGGCTATTCGTTCCCGCAGATGATCGCGGCTCTCCAAACCCTTGCCCCGGAAGGCACGGACATGAACCGGTTGAACTTTCCTTCTTTGGATGGTGACCCGTGCGATTACGACTTGGACTGCCCGCCGGGGACGATCTGGTACCCCAGTAACCCGGCATACCAGGCGATGATGACGGGTGTGCGATATTCGCGGCTGACCTTTGCCGAGGTCTTCGCCGGGATCGGCCGGGGGGGCCAGGATCCCCGTGCGATGAGGGTTCTGTGCATGAACATGGAGAAGAAGGAGCCTGCCGCGGGGGTGAAGTACTACCCTTACCGGCCAAAAGATCCCGTCATTTCTTCGCTGGCCAATTTGATGGATCAGGCGAATTTCCGCGGACCTTGGGATCAAGCGCGGCTGTGGATCTACACGGACAAAGCGACTTATGAGCAGGTCAACGAACGGCTTGTCAACGGGGTCGGGCAATCCGCCTACTTGATGGCTTTGGCCGACGTCGCCTTTGCGGGAGGGTTGGATGACAAGATGTTAAAGGATCCCAAATACGTCAAGCCGGAATTCATGATTGGCTCAGGCGCTCCGTCCTACGCCCGGACGTGGTTGATGGAGACCTTGGACGCGTTCCACCCCAAGAAGGCTGGCGAATGGTTGAAGGGCAATGCGGCGACGATGCTCCAACTGGTGGGCCCAAAAGCAGACCAGGATGACAACCAACATCTGGCCGACACCCTCCGCCGGATGACGTCGTTCAGCGCGCCCGAAGACCGGGAGGCGGCGCTCCGGTTTATGAGCGCGGCCAAGGCCCAGATCGGGATGCTCAAGGGCAAGTTGGGATCGGGGAGCGATTCGCTCTACTCCGGCCGGGAATCTGAAGTGGCTTTGGCGCTTGCCTTGGTCAAAGAAGGATTCCTAACCCAGGCAAACGATGCCTTGGCGTATGTGGCCGAAAAGGGTCCAGGAGATTCCAATAAGGCACTGGCCAAACAACTGTTGGCGGGCGGGTGAACCGGTTCGGAGTACGGAACAAGAGTCATTGAAAAATGCCTTAGTGGGAGATTACTTGCCAGAGCCTTCGATTTGACTCATCAGGTGAATCCCCGTAAAAACATTGGCATTCTGCAACATAGGAACGATGCCATTTGATAGAATACGCCTATGTTGACATCGGTGGTCGCCTTTGCCGTTATCGGAGGGATAAAGACTTTTCAAGACCCAGAGGCGAGATCGATCATCTCAAACCCTTTCAAAACCAGCCGCGAAAAGGTGATGGACGGGGGCAAAGAGGTGGAAGCCGATGTGACCTATTACGCCACGTTTTCACTACTATCGAACAGTTTGACCCCTAGCGAACAGATGAATAGGGTTTTCCGTACCTTGGATGTCCGACCAGAACATCCCGGCGAGCGGTTCAACATGAGCTGCATTTTTGAAAAGGTTGATCCGAATGAAGGGGAGATGTTGGAGGCGTACCTGACGTTTCGGGAATTCGGGGCGAGCGAGTCGATAGGAGCCGAGATTCTGAAGGCAATCAAGTCGATCACCGCCTATTCGGCCGGAGTTGGCAAGGACGCGGTGAGTTGCGATCCGAACAGCGGCATCAAGCCCGACGGTTGGACACACCGCGAATACGGACATAGCCTCTCAAAGTGCGTATGCGCTTACCAAATCACCAAGGTTTGGTCAATCGGTGGGAAGAAGTCGTCAAAAGTTGAGAAGGGCGGGACCATTGAAATCGGTGATATGTGGACGCCGAAGAGAGATCCGCTTGTTGATCGCTTTAGGCCAGATGGAGAGCCGGAAAAAGAGACCCAGGAGGAGATGGGCGGCGTTACGGTGAAGCCTTCGCCAACTGCAAACCCGTTCCAGATCTTCCTCCCCCAAATCAAAGGGAACCCTTACTACCCCAGCATCAAACCGGTGCAATACATCAAGGATGTTACTGAAGAAAATGGCTCCGAGCTTGTAGACCTCATGGTGAAGGAAGGCTTCACCATCCCCCGCATGATCGATATCCTTGGCAAGATCGCCCCGGAAGGAACCGACATGAACCGTCTGAGCTTTTTGGAGGGTGGCGACCCGTGTGATAGCGACATGGATTTCCCTCCAGGCACGATATGGATTCCAAGTGACCCCGCCTACCAATCGATGATGACCGGGGTTCGGTTCAATCGGAGGATTCTCGGCTTCGACCTTTATGCAAGCCTGAACCCGGCTCCTCAAGATGGAAAGTTCGCTATGCGCACGCTTTGCTTGAATATGGAAAAACGGGAACCGGCAAAAGGGGTGAAGTATTATCCCTACCGCCCCAGCGACCCGGTGATCCCAATGCTCGCCCGACGGATGGACGAATCACGTAGCCGGGGCCCCTGGGATCAAGCCCGAATGTGGATCTACACCGACAAGGCGACAATGGAGATGGTGAACCACAAGTTGGTCAACGGGGTTGGGACATCAGCCTATCTCATGGCTTTGGCAGATGTCGGATGGGCTGGCGGGTTGAGCGACAAGATGCTGAAAGACCCCAAGTTTTTCACTCCAGAACTGATGTTGGGCTCCGGTGCCCCGGAATACGCCTCTTCTTATTTAATGGAGGTCTTGGACGACCTGCATCCAAAAAAAGCTGGCGACTGGCTCCGCAAAAACGCGACGTCGATGTTGCAACTGGTCGGCCCCCAGGCAGACCAAGACGACAATAAGCACCTTGCCGAAACCTTGCGCCGGTTGACCCTGTTTAATGCGCCGGAAGACCGAGAGGCTGCCTTGAAGTTCATGTTGGCAACGCAGAAGGAACTGGCGGGACTTAAAGGGCAGCTAGGAAGCGGTCGGCTAGCCCTTTACTCGGGCCGGAACGAAGAGGTAGCGCCAGCGCTCGCGTTAGTCAAAGCCGGGTACTTAACGCCAGCGAAAGATGCCCTTGAGTTTGTAGCAGTGAACGGCCCGGGCGATGCCAACAAGGCATTGGCTAAAGAGATATTGGGCGGCCTTTAAGCAGCCGTTTCTCCGACGTTGACGTTCCAGACCGGGCGGAAATGCTCGACAAGGGTCGGGAAGATTCCGGCGCAAAGGCTGAGCCGGTGGCCGACATAGTGCAGGCCCCCCGGATCTTTGAGGATATAGATTTGCACGCTTTTGCCGCGTTGCAAAGTGGCCCGCAAATATTGGTTGTACCGTTGCAAATGGGCTGGGGCAGAATTGCTGGTGAGCGTTGCCAAGCTTTGGCCCAAAGATCTTGGGGAGTTGGCAATGTAAACAACGGCCCCATCGATGGTGAACGCAATCAGGATGTCGGCAATTTCGTTTTTGTCGCCGACGAAGAAGTTGATCCCGGTTCCAGACAGCGTGAAATCGCCGACCCAGATGAACCCGGTTTGTTGGAGTTCCAAGATGTGCTCTTGCCCCTTGGGCACTTCGGGGAGTTCGTCGGCGGTGGGGAGCTCGACCCCCATTTCTTCGGCAACATCCCTTTGGACGACCTGGGATTCTTCGGTGACGACGTAGTTGCCGCCGGGCTTGCCGATCCGTTTGATACGTTTGACGACGCCTTCTGATTCCAATTGGCGACAAATGAGGGAAACGGCTTGGGTGCTGGGCACGAATTGACGGAGGGCGTAGGCGATTTCTTCATCGCTTGCCCCGTTGTTTTCGTGGAGGAAATCCACAACCATGTTGCGCAAGGACTGCATGGTCTGACAAAAAACTTATCGGTATCTGTCGTGCCGAACTGGAATCAGCCCCCATCCGGGGGGACGGAGGCTGATGGAGTGCAAACGGTTGCCAGCCGGTTACGACTTGCGCTTTTTGCGGGCAGCCACAGCGGCCAGTCCGGCAATCACAAGCATAGAAGCCGGTTCGGGAACCGCGTTGATGTTGTCCCAATAGACGCTGTAGGCGCTGGCCGGAGTGTGGGTGGCATCGCTAAAGTTATACGCTTGGACGAAGACGGTCCGGAGTTCCGGGCTGGCCAAGCTGGCATCGGCGTCGGTGTAAACCAGGTTCCCGTCCAGGTAGTAATCAGCTGTCGATCCATGGCTGGTGATGGCCAAATTGTGCCAACCGGTGGTGACCGCGTCGGCCAATGTGACCCAACCGTTGGCCGTATCGGCATCCCAAATGCGCCACACGTTGGATTTGTTGGTCGCGCCTTCGTTGAACGGGTCGCTGTCATCGAACCGCTTGGCCCCGAAAATCCCGTAGAACGCGTTGTTTTCGTTGGCGTTGTTGTCGCGGGTCCACAAGTCGGTGCGCCAGTTGAATCCGCTGGTCAGCATGTCGCTGCTGATGTAGACGTCCCCGCTCACCGTCCAATCCGGGCCGATATTGCCGCCCGGGCGTTGGCGCCCTTGGGTGTTGTAGAACGTGCTAGTGTTGTATCCGCTCGGCCGGTTGTTGTAGGCGTCGGCCGGGTCAATTGTGATCTTCAGCCGGTTGTCGCCATCAAAGAACGCCGATTGGAAGCCGTTTGGTTCGTAGCGGTCGGTTACCCACGCTGGGTCGATGGAATCAAAGGTGTCGCTGAATTGGGCGAAGGCGGCAGACGCGCAAAGCGCGAGCGCAGCGATAGCAATGGTTCTTTTCAATTGTGCTCCTCTCGAAACCCACCTCAACGGAGGCGGAGAATCAACCGGATTTTAGCAGGATTCCTCATCGGTGTCGATTCGTTGCAAAAAAACCTGGCAATTATTCGGGGGACGTCAATAGGCTCGCGCGAAAATGACCCGTTGCATACTGGGCTTACCCGAATAGACACATTGGCCGGGCTCGGCATCGGCCGGGTCGAGCGGCACAAGGGGGATGCAGCGAATTGTGGCCTTTGTCGCCGCATTGATGGCGTCT
This window of the Armatimonadota bacterium genome carries:
- a CDS encoding Plug domain-containing protein; amino-acid sequence: MLSAISALVLSTPLIVRTENTVPIAVVSLETIQENRSVEGVARLLDVTYKAEFIPQAVPDAGTVNLRGFRNLNFRYNDSPGKFEMRPVLDSSLLEQIEVLRGTQALSTYGGSASGAVLNLAIRDTYSAVPRGTNMFKPISVDPLQFAQQGGWNRQEYSFNKEKLSLDYKISASYSYGGKSYQDYVDKGSIGLGQIWMPVGEPTMSSFVPDGKPNKDLQHGLGGIWVQPQNTELGFQAFFPPLTLGQITSGKTPQGYVTDVEKANGEMVVKSMQKLGYSFPQMIAALQTLAPEGTDMNRLNFPSLDGDPCDYDLDCPPGTIWYPSNPAYQAMMTGVRYSRLTFAEVFAGIGRGGQDPRAMRVLCMNMEKKEPAAGVKYYPYRPKDPVISSLANLMDQANFRGPWDQARLWIYTDKATYEQVNERLVNGVGQSAYLMALADVAFAGGLDDKMLKDPKYVKPEFMIGSGAPSYARTWLMETLDAFHPKKAGEWLKGNAATMLQLVGPKADQDDNQHLADTLRRMTSFSAPEDREAALRFMSAAKAQIGMLKGKLGSGSDSLYSGRESEVALALALVKEGFLTQANDALAYVAEKGPGDSNKALAKQLLAGG